From a region of the Acidicapsa acidisoli genome:
- a CDS encoding carbon-nitrogen hydrolase, with product MSHLASTKSRKYNVGLVQMHMGPDPKANLAAALNHIREAARLGANVVCLPELFQAQYFCQREDIRLFDLAEAIPGPGTAAIGEVARETRTVVIASLFERRAAGLYHNTAVTFHTDGNIASVYRKMHIPDDPLYYEKFYFTPGDRGFQAVDTAFGRIGTLVCWDQWYPEGARLTALQGAEALFYPTAIGWHPAEKAEFGAAQYDAWQTIQRAHAIANGVYVMGVNRVGHEQGDVLGNRVEGPGLEFWGGSFVADPFGRIIAKASHDAEEVLIAEIDPALLEDTRRNWPFLRDRRIDAYGGVTQRFLDPDPLLAELK from the coding sequence ATGTCACACCTCGCAAGCACCAAATCAAGAAAATACAACGTCGGACTGGTCCAGATGCACATGGGGCCTGACCCCAAGGCCAATCTGGCTGCGGCGCTGAATCACATTCGTGAAGCCGCGCGCCTGGGTGCCAATGTTGTCTGTCTGCCGGAGCTTTTTCAGGCGCAATATTTCTGCCAGCGCGAAGATATTCGGCTTTTCGATCTCGCGGAGGCTATACCCGGCCCCGGCACCGCGGCCATCGGCGAAGTGGCGCGAGAGACGCGCACCGTGGTGATTGCTTCGCTCTTTGAGCGCCGCGCCGCCGGGCTGTATCACAATACGGCAGTCACCTTTCATACGGATGGCAACATAGCGAGCGTTTACCGCAAGATGCACATTCCGGACGATCCGCTGTATTACGAGAAGTTCTACTTCACGCCGGGCGATCGGGGCTTCCAGGCTGTCGATACGGCATTCGGGCGTATCGGGACGCTCGTGTGCTGGGATCAATGGTATCCGGAAGGTGCGCGTCTGACTGCGCTTCAGGGCGCGGAAGCCCTTTTCTATCCGACGGCTATCGGCTGGCATCCGGCGGAGAAGGCTGAGTTTGGCGCGGCGCAGTATGACGCCTGGCAGACGATCCAGCGAGCCCATGCAATTGCCAACGGCGTGTATGTCATGGGCGTAAACCGCGTCGGACATGAGCAGGGCGATGTGCTTGGAAATCGCGTCGAGGGACCGGGGCTGGAGTTCTGGGGCGGTTCATTTGTAGCTGATCCGTTTGGACGGATCATCGCCAAGGCCTCGCACGACGCCGAAGAAGTGCTGATTGCAGAAATCGATCCTGCGCTGCTTGAAGACACGCGCCGCAACTGGCCCTTCTTGCGCGACCGCCGCATCGATGCCTACGGTGGCGTTACGCAACGATTCCTGGACCCCGATCCCTTGCTGGCGGAGCTGAAATAA